The window GAGTGGATTAGCTTCCCTTAATTTTATCAACCAGGGCAAGTCTTTTTTCTTAGCTTCTGGGAACATTAATTGAGATGACTTTTTGTATTCTGACTCTATTCGTTCTAATCTATTTATGAACCTTGATAGTTTTATTTTTCCTTTATCATATTTTGATTCTTTAGCTCTCAACTTGTAAACGTTTAAAACTAAGTTAGCAATACTTATTAAAACTGATATAATTTTTATTAACATAGCTCCTATTTCTTTTTTATTAAAACAACTCTATATTCTCTTTATACTCATTAAACTGGCTAAAGTGAATCACTTTTTCATGTTGTAGCCTTCCAATAATAATCCCCGGATGCATTTCAATTTCATTGGCAAATCTTTCTAAATCTTCTGTAGATTGTACCTCCTCCATCATTCTAGAATAGTTCGCTCTAGGGATTAATTGGTCTGCAGCAAACTGATCTGCTTCTGCTTCCTTTTCCAAATCTGTATTGTCTGTATCTAAACCATCTAGGAATATCTCTTTCTTACCATGCAATAAAATGTGGCCAGCTTCATGGAAGAAAGTAAACCAAAATCTGTCATTTGTTTTATAGCGATCGGATAATTGAATTAAAGGATTATCTCCCTCCCATTTAGTGGCTCCGCTAATTGCGGCTTTTGGAAGTTTTGGTGTATACACCAAATGGACACCAGATTCTCTACACAATTTAATTAATTGTTGTGCGAAATCACTAGGCTGTTGAAACGCTAAGTTTCTAGCTTCTTTCAGTGCAGCTCTAAATTTACTTTTGTTGAATTCAGTCAGTTTTTCTTTTTGGGCTTCAAGTTGTCCTTTGCGTAACCAAACCGATAAAGCTTGAGGAGAAGAAGTATGTGCTAAAGATGCTCTGAATGCCACCGCCACTTCTTTTTCCTGCACATAAATATGATTCCATCTTTCGGGACTGTTAACCCCAAAATACTTTAATAATTCATCGCATAATATTGATTTGTCTTGAGTATCTGACAACCAGCCAAATTTCTTCATTTCTTTGACAGGAAATGATTTTAACCAATCTTTACATTGCTCCAAAAA is drawn from Marivirga arenosa and contains these coding sequences:
- a CDS encoding ImmA/IrrE family metallo-endopeptidase; translated protein: MMNDVLKLRREQLTPPGDDIQETIDGIGMSQKELAERMDRPKEKINSLIKGNEPLTMTTAIGLERVLGIPKSFWLNREREYREQLADIEAEEFLEQCKDWLKSFPVKEMKKFGWLSDTQDKSILCDELLKYFGVNSPERWNHIYVQEKEVAVAFRASLAHTSSPQALSVWLRKGQLEAQKEKLTEFNKSKFRAALKEARNLAFQQPSDFAQQLIKLCRESGVHLVYTPKLPKAAISGATKWEGDNPLIQLSDRYKTNDRFWFTFFHEAGHILLHGKKEIFLDGLDTDNTDLEKEAEADQFAADQLIPRANYSRMMEEVQSTEDLERFANEIEMHPGIIIGRLQHEKVIHFSQFNEYKENIELF